From the Pseudarthrobacter sp. MM222 genome, one window contains:
- a CDS encoding phosphoketolase family protein — MASRGTLDDAALDLVDRWWRAANYLSVGQIYLRSNPLLREPLRAADTKSRLLGHWGTTPGLNFIYAHLNRAIRRDRQEMLFIAGPGHGGPAVVANAWLEGTYSEVYGAVGDDEQGMAELFRQFSYPGGIPSHAAPETPGSINEGGELGYSLAHAYGAAFDNPELVAAVVIGDGEAETGPLAASWHSHNFLDPVADGAVLPILHLNGYKIANPTILARMPEAQLEQLLRGYGHEPHFVTVGDPDDTAAAHRAFAEALDQCLAEIGAIQSSRRSDASGEASGSDPSGEASGDAEAPRWPMIVLRSPKGWTGPKIVDGLQVEGTWRSHQVPLNEVRTNPEHLAQLEQWLKSYGPEELFDEGGRLNPEIAKNAPHGELRMSATPHANGGLLLRPLKLPGYARHAVDVPEPGVERISPMITLGSWLRDVISLNPETFRLFGPDETASNRLQDVYEVTDKVWQYRIDGLDEHIARAGRVMEVLSEHLCQGWLEGYLLTGRHGVFNCYEAFIHIVDSMFNQHAKWLKVSRQLPWRRPVASLNYLLSSHVWQQDHNGFSHQDPGFIDHAVNKKAEVIRVYLPPDANTLLAVMEHCLESRDLVNIVVSGKQPSPTWLGPAEASHHCRRGLGIWQFAGSEIPGEEPDVVLACAGDVPTIETVAAAELLKRGAPGLKVRVVNVVDLMRLQDASEHPHGLNSRDFDGIFTADKPVIFAYHGYPALIHRLTYRRTNQGGLHVRGYKEEGTTTTPFDMAMLNGIDRFQLAVDAIDRVPGLAERHSLLRQSLQDSRMRARDHTREHGEDPAEIRDWSLGRG, encoded by the coding sequence GTGGCCTCCCGGGGCACGCTCGACGACGCTGCACTGGACCTTGTTGACCGCTGGTGGCGGGCCGCCAACTATCTCTCCGTCGGGCAGATCTATCTCCGCTCCAACCCCCTTCTGCGCGAACCCCTCCGCGCAGCCGACACCAAGTCGCGGCTGCTCGGCCACTGGGGCACGACGCCGGGACTCAATTTCATCTACGCCCACCTGAACCGCGCCATCCGCCGGGACCGGCAGGAGATGCTCTTTATCGCCGGGCCGGGCCACGGCGGGCCCGCGGTGGTAGCCAACGCGTGGCTTGAGGGAACCTACTCGGAGGTCTACGGCGCCGTGGGCGACGACGAACAAGGTATGGCGGAGCTGTTCCGGCAGTTCTCCTACCCCGGCGGGATCCCAAGCCATGCCGCGCCGGAGACGCCGGGCTCCATCAACGAGGGCGGGGAACTCGGATATTCGCTGGCACACGCCTACGGTGCCGCCTTCGACAACCCCGAACTGGTGGCCGCGGTTGTGATCGGCGACGGCGAAGCGGAGACGGGTCCGCTGGCCGCGAGTTGGCACTCCCACAACTTTCTGGACCCGGTGGCGGACGGCGCGGTGTTGCCCATCCTGCACCTGAACGGCTACAAGATCGCGAACCCCACCATTCTGGCGCGCATGCCCGAAGCTCAGCTGGAGCAGCTGCTGCGCGGCTACGGCCACGAACCGCACTTCGTGACAGTGGGGGACCCGGACGACACCGCGGCCGCGCACCGGGCCTTCGCCGAAGCCCTGGACCAGTGCTTGGCCGAAATCGGGGCGATCCAGTCATCGCGGCGCAGTGACGCCAGCGGCGAGGCGAGCGGCAGTGACCCCAGCGGCGAGGCCAGCGGAGACGCCGAAGCCCCGCGCTGGCCCATGATCGTGCTGCGTTCCCCCAAAGGCTGGACCGGACCGAAAATAGTGGACGGACTGCAAGTGGAGGGCACGTGGCGCAGCCACCAGGTTCCGCTGAACGAGGTCCGCACGAATCCGGAACACCTGGCCCAGCTCGAGCAGTGGCTTAAGTCCTACGGACCGGAGGAGCTATTCGATGAAGGGGGCCGCCTGAACCCGGAGATCGCCAAAAACGCCCCGCACGGCGAGCTCCGGATGAGTGCGACGCCGCATGCCAACGGCGGGCTGCTGCTGCGCCCGCTCAAGCTCCCCGGCTACGCCCGGCACGCCGTCGACGTCCCCGAGCCCGGCGTCGAGCGCATCAGCCCGATGATCACCCTCGGCTCCTGGCTGCGCGACGTGATCAGCCTGAACCCGGAGACGTTCCGGCTGTTCGGCCCGGACGAGACCGCCTCCAACCGCCTGCAGGACGTCTACGAGGTCACGGACAAGGTCTGGCAGTACCGGATCGACGGACTCGATGAGCACATCGCCCGGGCGGGCCGGGTGATGGAGGTGCTCAGCGAACACCTTTGCCAGGGCTGGCTGGAGGGCTACCTGCTGACCGGACGGCACGGCGTCTTCAACTGCTACGAGGCGTTCATCCACATCGTGGATTCGATGTTCAACCAGCACGCGAAATGGCTCAAGGTCTCCCGTCAGCTGCCATGGCGCCGCCCGGTGGCCTCACTGAACTACCTGCTGTCCTCCCACGTCTGGCAGCAGGACCATAACGGCTTCTCGCACCAGGACCCCGGTTTCATCGACCACGCCGTGAACAAGAAGGCCGAGGTCATCCGGGTCTACCTGCCGCCGGACGCCAATACGCTGCTCGCCGTAATGGAGCACTGCCTCGAGTCACGGGACCTGGTCAACATAGTGGTCAGCGGCAAGCAGCCCTCGCCGACCTGGCTGGGCCCGGCGGAGGCCTCGCACCACTGCCGCCGCGGCCTGGGCATCTGGCAGTTCGCCGGCTCGGAGATCCCCGGAGAGGAGCCCGACGTCGTCCTCGCCTGTGCGGGCGACGTGCCGACCATCGAAACGGTCGCCGCCGCGGAACTGTTGAAGCGGGGTGCCCCCGGTCTGAAGGTCCGAGTGGTCAACGTCGTGGACCTGATGCGGCTCCAGGATGCCAGCGAGCACCCGCACGGCCTGAATTCACGGGATTTCGACGGCATCTTCACGGCGGATAAGCCGGTGATTTTCGCCTACCACGGCTATCCCGCACTGATCCACCGCCTCACCTACCGCCGGACCAACCAGGGAGGCCTGCACGTGCGCGGCTACAAGGAGGAAGGCACCACCACCACCCCCTTCGACATGGCCATGCTCAACGGGATCGACCGCTTCCAGCTCGCCGTCGACGCGATCGACCGGGTTCCGGGGCTGGCCGAGAGGCATTCGCTGCTGCGCCAGTCGCTGCAGGACAGCCGGATGAGGGCCCGGGACCACACCCGGGAGCACGGCGAGGACCCGGCGGAGATCCGGGACTGGTCGCTGGGGCGCGGGTAG
- a CDS encoding inorganic diphosphatase: MKHDVTIEIPKGSRVKYEVDHETGRVRLDRVLFTSMQYPTHYGYFEDTLGEDGDPLDALVLLQDFDLYPGVIVESRPIGVFNMTDDGGGDAKVLCVPTDARFDHIKEISDVSEFLIKEIEHFFTRYKDLEPGKWVKAEGWGDRAAAEAELEASIKRYVPSAGH, encoded by the coding sequence ATGAAGCATGACGTGACCATCGAGATCCCCAAGGGATCACGCGTGAAGTACGAAGTCGACCACGAGACCGGCCGTGTCCGCCTGGACCGGGTCCTCTTCACCTCCATGCAGTACCCCACCCACTACGGCTACTTCGAGGACACCCTCGGCGAAGACGGCGACCCGCTGGACGCGCTGGTGCTCCTGCAGGACTTCGACCTCTACCCCGGCGTGATCGTCGAGTCCCGCCCCATCGGCGTGTTCAACATGACCGACGACGGCGGCGGAGACGCCAAGGTCCTGTGCGTCCCCACCGACGCCCGCTTCGACCACATCAAAGAGATCAGCGATGTCAGCGAGTTCCTGATCAAGGAAATCGAGCACTTCTTCACCCGTTACAAGGACCTGGAGCCGGGCAAGTGGGTCAAGGCCGAGGGCTGGGGCGACCGCGCCGCCGCCGAAGCCGAACTCGAGGCTTCCATCAAGCGCTACGTTCCCTCAGCAGGACACTAG
- a CDS encoding diacylglycerol/lipid kinase family protein, with translation MSDWLLYLIIAGVLAFAISSWWGVRRLKAKHTRSAVWEQTHSPGLGDQKVAVVMNPIKAKSGEARLLIENACASAGWEAPRFFETTAEDPGFSQVRDAAKYGADVVLVGGGDGTVRVAAEYLAGTDIAMGLIPLGTGNLLARNIHLDVNDLSGNVQTALFGHQRFIDTARMQVANSRTGESAEHTFLVIAGIGMDAEIVGDTSDGLKKAVGWLAYTEAGVRHLPGRRKKVSVALDDQPEQSRKIRSVLFANCGLIPGGIDFIPQAMIDDGMLDVVVMSPRSAIGWLAMYTKIVLKHKRNLPVMTYYRSGKVTIRSAEPMATQVDGDPSGEATTVTVQVAPGSLLVRVKDGTEED, from the coding sequence ATGAGCGACTGGCTGCTGTACCTCATCATCGCTGGAGTCCTGGCGTTCGCCATCTCCAGCTGGTGGGGGGTGCGCAGGCTCAAGGCCAAGCACACCCGAAGCGCCGTCTGGGAGCAGACGCACAGTCCCGGCCTGGGCGATCAAAAGGTGGCCGTGGTGATGAACCCCATCAAGGCCAAATCCGGCGAGGCACGTCTCCTGATCGAGAATGCCTGCGCCTCGGCCGGCTGGGAGGCGCCGCGCTTCTTTGAGACCACCGCCGAGGACCCGGGGTTCTCGCAGGTCCGGGATGCCGCGAAGTACGGTGCCGACGTCGTCCTGGTGGGCGGGGGCGACGGAACGGTACGCGTCGCCGCCGAGTACCTGGCCGGAACGGACATCGCCATGGGATTGATTCCGCTCGGCACCGGCAACCTGCTGGCCCGCAACATCCACCTGGACGTGAACGACCTGTCCGGCAACGTGCAGACCGCCCTCTTCGGCCACCAGCGGTTCATCGATACCGCGCGGATGCAGGTCGCCAACTCCCGGACCGGCGAGTCCGCGGAACACACTTTCCTCGTGATCGCGGGCATCGGCATGGACGCCGAGATCGTGGGTGACACCAGCGACGGCCTGAAGAAGGCGGTGGGGTGGCTTGCCTACACCGAGGCCGGGGTCCGGCACCTTCCGGGGCGCCGCAAGAAAGTCTCCGTCGCCCTCGATGACCAACCGGAGCAGAGCCGGAAGATCCGCAGCGTGCTGTTCGCCAACTGCGGCCTGATCCCCGGCGGAATCGACTTCATCCCGCAGGCCATGATCGACGACGGCATGCTGGATGTGGTGGTCATGAGCCCGCGCAGCGCCATCGGCTGGCTGGCGATGTATACGAAAATCGTGCTCAAGCACAAGCGGAATCTGCCGGTGATGACTTACTACCGCTCCGGGAAGGTGACCATCCGGAGCGCGGAACCCATGGCCACCCAGGTCGACGGCGATCCCTCCGGCGAGGCAACGACCGTGACGGTGCAGGTGGCACCCGGTTCCTTGCTGGTACGCGTCAAGGACGGTACCGAGGAAGACTAG
- a CDS encoding DUF429 domain-containing protein produces the protein MRTLGVDLAASTKKTAVAVLAWAGGAATLEHLALDVSDEEIVRLFGDSSIMGVDCPVGWPDALLPFLAGHLNFDPHPVLDHDGIAGRRLLAYRDTDRFVTGRTGLIPLSVSADRLAHPAMRCAVIQAKIARDVGPQPRDGSGRLAEVYPAASLKLWGLLARGYKGRGTTETERLALILDALTSAAPWLDLAGSANQLAASDDLFDALIASLTARAVALGRTLLPDDGHAQAARTEGWIHLPAGGLSELGGP, from the coding sequence GTGAGAACACTGGGCGTCGATCTTGCCGCGTCCACTAAGAAAACTGCGGTGGCGGTCCTGGCCTGGGCCGGCGGGGCCGCCACCTTGGAACATCTTGCGCTGGACGTGAGCGATGAGGAGATCGTCCGGCTCTTCGGCGACAGCAGCATCATGGGCGTCGACTGCCCGGTGGGCTGGCCGGACGCTTTGCTCCCCTTCCTCGCCGGGCATCTGAACTTCGACCCGCACCCCGTGCTGGACCATGACGGGATCGCCGGCCGCCGGCTGCTGGCCTACCGGGATACGGACCGGTTCGTCACCGGCCGGACCGGTCTGATTCCGCTGAGCGTCTCCGCCGACCGGCTGGCCCACCCCGCCATGCGCTGCGCCGTGATCCAGGCCAAGATCGCCCGGGACGTGGGTCCGCAGCCCAGGGACGGCAGCGGCCGACTCGCCGAAGTTTACCCCGCGGCCTCCCTGAAGTTGTGGGGCCTGCTGGCCCGCGGCTACAAGGGGCGCGGCACAACGGAAACGGAGCGTCTGGCCCTGATCCTCGACGCCCTAACGTCGGCAGCACCCTGGCTGGACCTTGCCGGCTCCGCTAACCAGTTGGCCGCGTCCGATGACCTTTTCGACGCCCTCATCGCCTCGCTTACTGCGCGGGCAGTTGCCCTGGGCAGGACCCTCCTACCCGATGACGGCCACGCCCAGGCTGCCCGGACCGAGGGCTGGATCCACCTGCCCGCCGGCGGGCTGTCCGAGCTCGGCGGCCCGTAG
- a CDS encoding carboxylesterase family protein, translating into MNAQPDFNPPCGPITGWRDGDVLRATGIPYATAARFRPPVSAPDRTEVLNATSLSLACPQAPVPFLDDILGTRYGELPGSEDCQRLSITLPADLEDNERVPVMVWLHGGSYTSGSGDLAIFDAKALVAENRVIVVSVTYRLGLFGYLAAGTGRPANLGLLDQLEAFRWVQRNISAFGGDPGNVTAFGQSAGGDAVAHLMATPEAPALFQRAIIQSAPLGIARGREKMNTAMGIAAETVTEDTPALDVVAIEDTVAQVARKFGLMAAMPFGTQYGHAPLPAEEGIDAAWNATAPEIEVLIGHTSDEARLFLPRGPRVRRLSKVPVLGGAVVKAINWAVTEAVYGKSARQFARRHVRAGGKAYSYVLTWGAPGNFYGAAHTVDLPLLFGDRQTWEGAGLLTGATWEEINAQGRALRAVWARFASGKGLDSQGGIPGALTYRSV; encoded by the coding sequence ATGAACGCCCAGCCTGACTTCAATCCGCCCTGCGGTCCGATCACCGGATGGAGGGACGGCGACGTATTGCGCGCCACTGGAATCCCCTACGCCACCGCGGCACGTTTCCGGCCCCCGGTGAGTGCCCCCGACCGGACCGAGGTACTCAACGCCACCTCGTTGTCCCTCGCCTGTCCGCAGGCGCCGGTGCCGTTCCTGGACGACATCCTGGGCACGCGTTACGGCGAGCTTCCCGGCAGTGAGGACTGCCAGCGCCTCTCCATCACCTTGCCGGCGGACCTGGAGGACAACGAACGCGTGCCGGTCATGGTGTGGCTCCATGGCGGGTCCTACACCTCCGGCTCCGGGGACTTGGCGATCTTCGATGCCAAGGCCCTCGTTGCCGAAAACCGGGTCATCGTGGTTTCCGTGACGTACCGGCTGGGGCTTTTCGGATACCTGGCGGCCGGTACGGGCAGGCCGGCCAACCTCGGCCTGCTGGACCAGCTCGAAGCGTTCCGCTGGGTCCAGCGCAATATCAGCGCCTTCGGTGGCGACCCGGGAAACGTCACGGCGTTCGGACAGTCGGCAGGCGGCGACGCCGTCGCGCACCTGATGGCGACGCCGGAGGCCCCCGCCCTCTTTCAGCGCGCCATCATTCAAAGCGCACCCCTGGGCATCGCCCGGGGCAGGGAAAAGATGAACACCGCCATGGGCATCGCGGCGGAAACCGTCACCGAGGACACGCCTGCCCTGGACGTCGTCGCCATTGAGGACACCGTGGCGCAGGTGGCGCGCAAGTTCGGGCTGATGGCGGCCATGCCGTTCGGCACGCAATACGGGCACGCCCCCCTGCCGGCAGAAGAGGGGATCGACGCCGCCTGGAACGCCACGGCCCCGGAGATCGAGGTCCTGATCGGGCACACGTCCGACGAAGCCCGGCTGTTCCTGCCGCGCGGTCCCCGGGTCAGGCGTCTGTCCAAGGTCCCCGTTCTCGGCGGCGCCGTCGTCAAAGCCATCAACTGGGCCGTGACGGAAGCGGTATACGGCAAATCAGCTCGACAGTTTGCCCGTCGGCACGTCCGGGCCGGGGGCAAGGCGTACAGCTACGTGCTGACCTGGGGCGCCCCGGGAAATTTCTACGGGGCCGCGCATACCGTGGATCTGCCGCTGCTGTTCGGCGACCGGCAGACCTGGGAGGGGGCAGGGTTGCTTACGGGTGCCACGTGGGAGGAAATTAACGCCCAGGGCCGGGCCCTTCGTGCCGTTTGGGCCCGGTTTGCCTCCGGGAAGGGCCTGGACAGCCAGGGCGGGATTCCAGGCGCCCTTACGTACCGCTCGGTCTGA
- the serS gene encoding serine--tRNA ligase: MIDVKDLSENPDKFRASQRARGADESVVDAIIAADSSRRAALIHFENLRAEQNAYGKKVAQAKGEEKQALLTEVKALAVAVKAASAEADVAQAAQEELLRAIPNLIEDGVPEGGEDDYIVLKTVGVPREFTDFEPRDHLEIGELIGAIDMERGAKVSGSRFYFLRGVGARLEMALLQMAMEQAIDAGFVPMITPTLVRPETMQGTGFDVKHDAEIYRLAEDDLYLVGTSEVPLAGYHADEILDLSAGPIRFAGQSSCYRREAGSHGKDTRGIIRVHQFNKVEMFVYTTVEEAAAEHARLLAWEEEMLAKCELPYRVIDTAAGDLGNSAARKFDCEAWVPTQGAYRELTSTSNCTTFQARRLNIRERAVNEEGVSKGTRAVATLNGTLATTRWIVAILEHHQNPDGSVNVPAALQKYLGGMTVFPVL, translated from the coding sequence GTGATCGACGTAAAAGACCTCAGTGAAAATCCGGACAAGTTCCGTGCCAGCCAGCGCGCCCGTGGCGCCGACGAATCCGTGGTGGACGCGATCATCGCCGCGGACTCGTCCCGGCGCGCAGCACTGATCCACTTCGAGAACCTGAGGGCAGAGCAGAACGCCTACGGCAAGAAGGTGGCCCAGGCCAAGGGCGAGGAGAAGCAGGCCCTGCTGACAGAGGTCAAGGCGCTCGCGGTCGCGGTCAAAGCAGCCTCCGCCGAGGCCGACGTCGCGCAGGCCGCCCAGGAGGAGCTCCTCCGGGCGATTCCGAACCTCATCGAGGACGGCGTCCCGGAAGGTGGCGAGGATGACTACATCGTCCTCAAGACGGTCGGTGTGCCGCGCGAATTCACCGACTTTGAGCCCAGGGACCACCTCGAAATCGGGGAGCTGATCGGCGCCATCGACATGGAGCGCGGTGCCAAGGTTTCCGGTTCGCGTTTTTACTTCCTCCGCGGCGTGGGCGCCCGGCTGGAGATGGCACTGCTGCAGATGGCCATGGAACAGGCCATCGACGCCGGGTTCGTTCCGATGATCACGCCCACGCTGGTGCGCCCGGAAACGATGCAGGGCACCGGTTTCGATGTCAAGCACGACGCCGAGATCTACCGTCTCGCCGAGGACGACCTTTACTTGGTGGGCACCTCTGAGGTGCCGCTGGCCGGCTACCATGCGGACGAGATCCTGGACCTCTCAGCAGGCCCGATCCGTTTTGCCGGGCAGAGCTCCTGCTACCGCCGGGAGGCTGGCTCGCACGGCAAGGACACCCGGGGCATCATCCGGGTCCACCAGTTCAACAAGGTGGAGATGTTCGTCTACACCACAGTGGAAGAGGCCGCCGCTGAGCACGCCCGCCTGCTGGCCTGGGAAGAGGAAATGCTGGCCAAGTGCGAGCTGCCCTACCGCGTGATCGACACTGCGGCCGGTGATCTTGGCAATTCCGCCGCCCGGAAGTTCGACTGCGAGGCCTGGGTCCCCACCCAGGGCGCCTACCGCGAGCTGACGTCGACGTCCAACTGCACCACCTTCCAGGCCCGCCGGCTCAACATCCGCGAACGCGCCGTGAATGAGGAGGGCGTCTCCAAGGGCACCCGCGCCGTCGCCACGCTGAACGGGACGCTCGCTACCACCCGCTGGATCGTGGCCATCCTGGAGCATCACCAGAACCCGGACGGCTCGGTCAACGTCCCCGCCGCACTGCAGAAGTACCTCGGCGGGATGACGGTCTTCCCCGTCCTCTAG
- the pheA gene encoding prephenate dehydratase: MPASPVTYTFLGPEGTFTEAALMQVPGAAEAIRIPASNVNSALDKVRNGSADAAMVPIENSVEGGVTATLDAIATGQELRILREALVPISFVLVARPGVRVEDIRRISTHGHAWAQCRLWVDANIPNAEYVPGSSTAAAAMGLLEDDAHYDAAICAPIVATEQPGLAVLADNIGDNPGAVTRFVLVGRPGFLPEPTGADKTTVVVPLPEDRPGALMEILDQFATRGVNLSRIESRPTGQYLGHYFFSIDADGHVADARVADALAGLHRISPATRFLGSYGRADAQRTVVAPHTSDQAFRAAHAWVKDILGGASVVPEYTAEASPRA, from the coding sequence ATGCCCGCATCACCCGTTACCTACACCTTCCTCGGGCCCGAGGGCACTTTCACCGAGGCTGCGCTGATGCAGGTGCCGGGCGCGGCGGAGGCCATCCGCATCCCGGCGTCCAACGTGAATTCGGCGCTCGACAAGGTGCGGAACGGTTCGGCTGACGCGGCCATGGTGCCGATCGAAAACTCCGTCGAAGGCGGCGTCACGGCAACCCTCGACGCGATCGCCACGGGCCAGGAGCTTCGCATCCTTCGTGAAGCTCTGGTTCCGATCAGTTTCGTCCTGGTGGCCCGTCCCGGCGTCCGGGTCGAGGACATCCGCCGAATCTCCACCCACGGCCATGCCTGGGCGCAGTGCCGGCTCTGGGTCGACGCTAATATTCCGAACGCGGAATACGTTCCCGGCTCCTCTACGGCAGCGGCCGCCATGGGGCTCCTCGAGGACGACGCGCACTACGACGCCGCGATCTGCGCGCCGATCGTGGCCACCGAGCAGCCCGGACTCGCCGTCCTGGCCGACAACATCGGCGACAATCCCGGCGCGGTGACCCGCTTTGTGCTGGTGGGCCGCCCGGGATTTCTGCCGGAACCAACCGGCGCCGACAAGACCACGGTGGTGGTTCCGCTGCCGGAGGACCGGCCGGGCGCGCTGATGGAGATCTTGGACCAGTTCGCCACACGCGGGGTCAATCTCAGCCGAATCGAATCACGGCCCACGGGCCAGTACCTGGGACACTACTTCTTCAGCATCGACGCGGACGGCCACGTCGCCGATGCGCGCGTCGCGGACGCCCTCGCCGGGCTGCACCGGATTAGCCCGGCGACCCGTTTCCTCGGTTCCTATGGCCGTGCCGACGCCCAGCGGACGGTCGTCGCACCGCACACGTCCGATCAGGCATTCCGCGCCGCACATGCGTGGGTGAAAGACATTCTGGGCGGAGCATCTGTGGTTCCGGAATATACGGCGGAGGCTTCGCCAAGAGCGTAG
- a CDS encoding HAD family hydrolase, producing the protein MTTLTETSVAGNDDRRDHNQDNSTHNGHKLMVALDVDGTLVDHDGHMSVPVREAAQDVVAAGHHVTIATGRSLNATLPIIEHIGIENGYAVCSNGGVTLRLDSGLAEGYEVIHKATFDPGPVLRALRKRLPTAKYALEDEEGNFLSTERFQDASFGVEAIGVDFQTMLEATAVRVVVFSAENTPEDFNTAIRHIGLAGVTYSVGWTAWLDIAAAGVTKATALENLRGRLDIEAHRTVAVGDGRNDIEMLTWAARGVAMGQAPEEVIAAANEVTHSVYDDGAAAVLRSLLP; encoded by the coding sequence ATGACAACATTGACTGAAACCTCAGTCGCCGGCAACGATGACCGGCGAGATCACAACCAGGACAACTCGACCCACAACGGCCACAAGCTGATGGTCGCGCTCGACGTCGACGGCACGCTCGTGGACCACGACGGCCACATGTCGGTTCCGGTCCGGGAAGCCGCCCAGGATGTCGTGGCGGCCGGCCACCACGTCACCATCGCCACGGGCCGCTCGCTGAACGCCACGCTGCCCATCATCGAGCACATCGGCATCGAGAACGGCTATGCCGTCTGCTCAAACGGCGGCGTCACCCTTCGGCTCGATTCCGGTCTGGCCGAAGGCTACGAAGTCATCCACAAGGCAACCTTCGACCCGGGTCCGGTGCTCCGCGCGCTGCGGAAGCGGCTGCCAACGGCCAAGTATGCCCTGGAGGACGAAGAAGGCAACTTCCTCTCCACCGAACGTTTCCAGGACGCCAGTTTCGGCGTGGAGGCCATCGGCGTCGACTTCCAGACCATGTTGGAGGCCACCGCCGTCCGTGTTGTGGTTTTCAGCGCGGAGAACACGCCCGAGGATTTCAACACGGCCATCCGCCACATCGGACTGGCCGGCGTGACGTACTCGGTCGGCTGGACCGCCTGGCTGGATATCGCCGCCGCCGGTGTCACCAAGGCCACCGCCCTGGAGAACCTTCGCGGCCGGCTGGACATCGAGGCGCACCGCACCGTCGCCGTCGGGGACGGCCGCAATGACATCGAGATGCTCACCTGGGCCGCCCGCGGCGTGGCGATGGGGCAGGCGCCGGAAGAAGTCATCGCCGCCGCAAACGAAGTCACTCATTCCGTGTACGACGACGGCGCCGCCGCAGTGCTGCGGAGCCTGCTGCCGTAG